One Defluviimonas sp. SAOS-178_SWC DNA window includes the following coding sequences:
- a CDS encoding DMT family protein — MSWLPIPVVTIGLLVASNVFMTFAWYGHLKFKSAPLIVVILVSWGIALFEYILQVPANRLGHSQFSAAELKTIQEVITLSVFAVFSVTYLKESLSWNHAVGFALIGAGAFFIFHKWA, encoded by the coding sequence ATGAGCTGGCTTCCCATCCCCGTCGTCACGATCGGCCTTCTCGTCGCCTCGAACGTCTTCATGACATTCGCCTGGTATGGCCATCTGAAGTTCAAGTCCGCGCCGCTGATCGTGGTCATCCTTGTCAGCTGGGGGATCGCCCTCTTCGAATATATCCTGCAGGTGCCGGCAAACCGCCTCGGGCACAGCCAGTTTTCGGCGGCGGAACTGAAGACCATCCAAGAGGTGATCACCCTGTCGGTCTTCGCGGTCTTCTCCGTCACCTACCTCAAGGAAAGCCTGAGCTGGAACCATGCCGTCGGCTTCGCGCTGATCGGCGCGGGCGCGTTCTTCATCTTCCACAAATGGGCGTGA
- a CDS encoding multidrug effflux MFS transporter produces MSARPPVRFLDRATPPHIVTLVVVTGISALTMNIFLPSLPGMTAFFQTDYRLMQLSVSLYLGVSALLQIVVGPISDRYGRRSVLLWSTLLFLVATLGTIFAPTVGVFLAFRMMQAVVAAGMVLSRAVIRDMVPAEEAASMIGYVTMGMALVPMVGPMIGGVLDEAFGWQANFILLFLLGAATLWLIWSDLGETSAGNRSRFADQVRQYPELLGSPRFWGYCLVAAFSSGSFFAYLGGAPYVGSEIFHLSPGQLGLYMGAPAVGYGLGNYISGRYSVRIGIDPMILAGTVITVVFMALLTAAAAAGLAGPNLFFGAMVSVGLGNGMALPNANAGMLSVRPSLAGTASGLGGAIMIGGGAALSALAGWALGLGGGATPLAALMLACSVFSVASILLVIRRSRRLGL; encoded by the coding sequence ATGTCCGCCCGCCCCCCCGTCCGATTTCTCGACCGCGCCACACCGCCACACATCGTAACCCTTGTGGTGGTGACGGGAATCTCGGCGCTGACGATGAACATCTTCCTGCCATCGCTGCCCGGCATGACCGCATTCTTTCAGACCGACTACCGGCTGATGCAGCTGTCGGTCTCGCTCTATCTCGGCGTCAGCGCGCTTTTGCAGATCGTCGTCGGCCCGATTTCGGACCGCTATGGCCGCCGCTCGGTCTTGCTGTGGTCGACGTTGCTCTTTCTCGTCGCCACGCTCGGGACCATATTCGCGCCGACCGTCGGCGTGTTCCTCGCGTTCCGGATGATGCAGGCCGTTGTCGCTGCCGGAATGGTGCTGAGCCGCGCGGTGATCCGCGACATGGTTCCGGCGGAAGAGGCCGCCTCCATGATCGGCTATGTGACGATGGGGATGGCTCTGGTGCCGATGGTCGGGCCGATGATCGGCGGTGTCCTCGACGAAGCCTTCGGCTGGCAGGCGAATTTCATCCTTCTCTTCCTGCTTGGCGCCGCGACGCTCTGGCTGATCTGGAGCGATCTCGGCGAAACGTCGGCCGGGAACCGCTCTCGCTTCGCCGATCAGGTCAGGCAATACCCCGAGCTTCTCGGCTCTCCGCGCTTCTGGGGCTATTGCCTTGTCGCCGCCTTCTCGTCGGGGTCTTTCTTCGCCTATCTCGGCGGGGCGCCCTATGTCGGCAGCGAGATCTTCCACCTGTCGCCTGGACAGCTCGGCCTCTACATGGGCGCGCCGGCGGTCGGCTACGGGCTCGGCAACTACATCTCGGGGCGCTATTCGGTGCGGATCGGCATCGACCCGATGATCCTCGCCGGCACCGTGATCACGGTTGTCTTCATGGCACTTCTGACCGCCGCCGCGGCAGCGGGCCTCGCCGGGCCGAACCTTTTCTTCGGCGCCATGGTCTCGGTCGGGCTCGGCAACGGCATGGCGCTGCCCAATGCCAATGCCGGGATGCTGTCGGTCAGGCCGAGCCTCGCCGGCACCGCCTCGGGTCTGGGCGGCGCCATCATGATCGGCGGCGGCGCGGCATTATCGGCGCTTGCAGGCTGGGCCCTCGGCCTCGGCGGCGGCGCCACGCCGCTGGCGGCGCTGATGCTCGCCTGCTCGGTTTTCTCCGTCGCCTCGATTCTCCTGGTGATCCGGCGCAGCCGCCGGCTCGGTCTCTGA
- a CDS encoding helix-turn-helix domain-containing protein: MATQKLYAGVKLRETRNRLGLTQKAFATKLGVSLPYLNQMENNHRPVSATVVLALAGEFGLDVTELSAGDAERLVSDMREALADPVFADTPPPLADLRLAASNAPMLARAFLELHRAYRQNHERLASLDEALGRDGGAISASPWEEVRDFFHYCDNYIDAVDRAAERFAAPDGKPLDLERQARALLSARGIELRFSDNPDIRALDDRSLTISTRSAVPTQRFQLLHQIALLTQGELLEATLDLARFQTDTARSIAKIGLANYFAGAALLPYRAFLEAAEETRHDLERLSDRFGASIEQVAHRLSTMQRPGMKGIPFFFVRVDQAGTITKRHSATRLQFARFGGACPLWNVHQAFETPGRFLRQLAETSDGVRYLCLARDVSKPGGSFHAPVRRYAIGLGCEISHAKGLVYADDLDLTNARAFEPIGISCRICDRRDCHQRSVPPLERQLRVDPDRRGILPYEIG, translated from the coding sequence ATGGCCACGCAAAAACTCTATGCCGGTGTAAAGCTGCGGGAAACCCGCAACCGGCTCGGCCTGACGCAGAAAGCCTTCGCGACCAAGCTCGGCGTCTCGCTCCCCTATCTCAACCAGATGGAGAACAACCATCGCCCGGTCTCGGCCACGGTCGTTCTGGCCCTCGCGGGCGAATTCGGGCTCGACGTCACCGAACTTTCCGCCGGGGATGCCGAGCGCCTCGTCTCCGACATGCGCGAGGCGCTGGCCGATCCGGTCTTCGCCGACACGCCGCCACCGCTCGCCGACCTTCGCCTAGCCGCCTCGAACGCCCCCATGCTGGCCCGTGCCTTCCTGGAGCTTCACCGCGCCTACCGGCAGAACCACGAGCGCCTCGCCTCACTTGACGAGGCCCTGGGCCGCGATGGTGGCGCGATCAGCGCATCGCCCTGGGAAGAGGTCCGCGACTTCTTTCACTATTGCGACAATTACATCGACGCGGTGGATCGCGCGGCCGAACGCTTCGCGGCCCCGGACGGCAAACCCCTGGACCTCGAAAGGCAGGCCCGGGCACTGCTGTCCGCCCGTGGCATCGAATTGCGCTTTTCCGACAATCCGGACATTCGCGCCCTCGATGACCGAAGCCTCACGATTTCGACCCGCAGCGCCGTGCCGACGCAGCGCTTCCAGCTCCTTCATCAGATCGCGCTTCTCACGCAGGGAGAGCTGCTGGAGGCGACGCTCGACCTCGCCCGGTTTCAGACCGATACCGCGCGTTCGATCGCCAAGATCGGCCTCGCGAACTACTTCGCCGGTGCCGCCCTCCTGCCCTACCGCGCCTTCCTCGAAGCGGCCGAGGAAACGCGGCACGATCTGGAACGGTTGTCAGACCGGTTCGGCGCCTCGATCGAACAGGTCGCCCACCGGCTCTCGACGATGCAAAGGCCCGGAATGAAGGGCATTCCCTTCTTCTTCGTCCGCGTCGATCAGGCCGGCACGATCACCAAACGACATTCGGCCACGCGCCTCCAGTTCGCCCGGTTCGGCGGCGCCTGCCCCCTGTGGAACGTCCACCAGGCGTTCGAGACGCCGGGCCGTTTCCTGCGCCAGCTGGCCGAGACGTCCGACGGCGTGCGCTATCTCTGCCTCGCCCGCGACGTCTCCAAGCCCGGGGGGTCGTTCCACGCCCCAGTCCGGCGCTACGCCATCGGCCTCGGCTGCGAAATCAGCCATGCCAAGGGCCTCGTCTATGCCGATGACCTCGACCTGACCAATGCCCGCGCCTTCGAGCCGATCGGAATCTCCTGCCGGATCTGTGACCGGCGGGACTGTCATCAGAGGTCGGTCCCGCCGCTTGAACGGCAACTCCGCGTCGATCCGGACCGGCGCGGGATTCTGCCTTACGAGATCGGCTGA
- a CDS encoding YdcH family protein, protein MSNTPHELHEEFPAEAEKIHALKISNAHFARLADEYHALNREVHRAETGVEPVDQFAEVEMRKKRAALKDEIYRMIAAA, encoded by the coding sequence ATGTCGAACACCCCGCACGAACTGCACGAGGAATTCCCCGCCGAGGCCGAGAAGATCCACGCGCTGAAAATCTCCAATGCGCATTTCGCCAGGCTCGCGGACGAATACCACGCGCTGAACCGCGAGGTGCACCGGGCCGAGACCGGCGTCGAGCCGGTCGACCAGTTCGCCGAGGTCGAGATGCGCAAGAAGCGCGCGGCATTGAAGGACGAGATTTACCGGATGATCGCGGCGGCCTGA
- a CDS encoding aminodeoxychorismate synthase component I, with protein sequence MILLEDGPNGAPTAFDAPRDLIRADSGAELDGALAALDAARAAGRWLAGFVSYEAGYAFEPRLAPMMPQNRRVPLLAFGVYDAPGDAAPVLARAADEAGGAGLSPATPAWDAGAHGAALARILAYIGAGDIYQANLTMPMHAMRTGTALGLYGALAARQPVHHGGIVALPDLPVLISRSPELFFATDADGRIETRPMKGTAPRASNPAHDAALRLDLQQSLKNRAENLMIVDLLRNDISRICEVGSVKVPELYAIESYTTVHQMVSRVTGQIRPGITPAALLRALFPCGSITGAPKIRAMEIIRELEPAPRGAYCGAIGWIGPNGAARFNVAIRTLTLYGESEVEFGVGGGIVADSTPEGEYEEALWKARFVELTQG encoded by the coding sequence ATGATCCTCCTCGAAGACGGCCCCAATGGCGCCCCGACGGCGTTCGATGCGCCCCGCGACCTGATCCGCGCCGATTCCGGGGCGGAGCTTGACGGCGCGCTCGCCGCGCTGGACGCCGCCCGCGCCGCGGGCCGCTGGCTCGCCGGTTTCGTCAGCTACGAGGCAGGCTATGCGTTCGAGCCGCGCCTTGCGCCTATGATGCCGCAGAACCGCCGGGTGCCGCTCCTCGCCTTCGGCGTCTATGACGCGCCGGGCGACGCGGCCCCCGTCCTCGCCCGCGCGGCAGATGAGGCGGGCGGCGCCGGGCTCAGCCCTGCCACCCCCGCCTGGGACGCGGGGGCGCATGGCGCGGCGCTTGCCCGGATCCTTGCCTATATCGGCGCGGGCGACATCTATCAGGCCAATCTGACCATGCCGATGCACGCCATGCGGACCGGCACCGCGCTCGGCCTCTACGGCGCGCTCGCGGCGCGCCAGCCGGTCCACCACGGCGGCATCGTCGCCCTGCCGGATCTGCCGGTCCTCATCTCGCGCTCGCCCGAGCTCTTCTTCGCCACCGATGCCGATGGCCGGATCGAGACCCGTCCGATGAAAGGCACCGCGCCGCGCGCCTCAAATCCCGCCCATGACGCGGCGCTCAGGCTCGACTTGCAGCAAAGCCTGAAGAACCGCGCCGAGAACCTTATGATCGTTGATCTTTTGCGCAACGATATCTCGCGGATCTGCGAGGTCGGCTCGGTGAAGGTGCCTGAGCTTTACGCCATCGAATCCTACACGACCGTGCACCAGATGGTCTCCCGCGTCACCGGCCAGATCCGCCCCGGCATCACGCCGGCGGCGCTTCTGCGCGCGCTCTTCCCCTGCGGCTCGATCACCGGCGCCCCGAAGATCCGGGCGATGGAGATCATCCGCGAACTCGAACCCGCCCCGCGCGGCGCCTATTGCGGCGCCATCGGCTGGATCGGCCCGAACGGCGCCGCGCGCTTCAACGTGGCGATCCGCACGCTGACGCTCTACGGTGAGAGCGAGGTCGAATTCGGCGTCGGCGGCGGCATCGTCGCGGATTCGACGCCCGAGGGCGAATACGAGGAGGCGCTGTGGAAAGCCCGGTTTGTAGAGCTGACACAAGGCTGA
- a CDS encoding aminotransferase class IV family protein → MESPVCRADTRLIETFGWDGAGSRRLDAHLARARASAGALGFRWNRAAIDDALATIDGSAPLRVRLTIGRAGDAEVTTAPLAPNPPEWHLVVAADRLDPDAPLRRHKTTERALYDRTRAALPRGIDEALFLNTRGEAAEGTITNLFADLGDGLLTPPLSSGCLPGILRAELIASGRAREAVLKAEDLARARLYMGNALRGLIPARFA, encoded by the coding sequence GTGGAAAGCCCGGTTTGTAGAGCTGACACAAGGCTGATCGAGACCTTCGGATGGGACGGCGCCGGGTCTCGCCGCCTCGACGCCCATCTCGCCCGCGCCCGCGCTTCGGCGGGGGCGCTCGGCTTTCGCTGGAACCGGGCCGCCATCGACGACGCCCTCGCCACGATCGATGGGTCCGCGCCCCTTCGTGTCCGCCTCACGATCGGTCGCGCCGGGGACGCCGAGGTGACCACCGCCCCCCTCGCCCCGAACCCGCCCGAATGGCATCTGGTCGTCGCCGCCGACCGTCTCGATCCGGACGCTCCGCTCCGTCGTCACAAGACGACCGAGCGCGCGCTCTACGACCGAACCCGCGCCGCCCTGCCCCGGGGCATCGACGAGGCGCTTTTCCTCAACACGCGCGGCGAGGCCGCCGAAGGGACGATCACCAACCTCTTCGCCGATCTCGGCGACGGCCTTCTGACCCCGCCCCTCAGCTCGGGCTGCCTGCCCGGCATCCTGCGCGCCGAGCTTATCGCCTCGGGACGGGCGCGCGAAGCGGTCCTAAAAGCCGAAGATCTCGCCCGCGCGCGCCTCTACATGGGCAACGCCCTCCGCGGCCTCATCCCCGCGCGCTTCGCATAG
- the betA gene encoding choline dehydrogenase, with product MEADYIVVGAGSGGCAVAYRLAEAGRSVIVVEHGGSDAGPFIQMPGALSYPMNMGIYDWGYRTEPEPHLGGRTLATPRGKVIGGSSSINGMVFVRGHAKDFDHWAEAGATGWSYADVLPYFRRMETWHGGNGAAGEFRGANGPLHVTRGPRSNPLFHAFVEAGRQAGYEVTSDYNGEKQEGFGPMEATIWKGRRWSAANAYLKPALKRANCTLVRALARKVVIRDGRAIGVEVERGGNLEVIGARAEVILAASSINTPKLLMLSGVGPGAHLGAHGIEVLADRPGVGANLQDHLEIYMQYASKQPITLYKYWNLWGKAFVGAQWLFTGTGLGASNQFESAAFIRSDKGVDYPDIQYHFLPIAVRYDGKAAAEGHGFQAHTGPMRSKSRGAVTLRSADPKAAPEIRFNYMSHPDDWVEFRRCVRLTREIFAQEAFAPFVRHEIQPGAAVGTDEEIDAFIREHAESAYHPCGTAKMGRRDDPMAVVDAEAKVIGVDGLRVADSSVFPRIPNGNLNAPSIMVGEKVADHVLGRGMLAPANSEPWLSPRWKVAQR from the coding sequence ATGGAAGCGGATTACATCGTCGTCGGCGCAGGCTCCGGCGGTTGCGCGGTGGCTTACCGGCTGGCCGAGGCGGGACGGAGCGTGATCGTCGTGGAGCATGGCGGGTCGGATGCGGGCCCCTTCATCCAGATGCCGGGTGCGCTCTCCTACCCGATGAACATGGGGATCTACGACTGGGGCTACCGGACGGAGCCGGAGCCGCATCTCGGCGGCCGCACGCTCGCCACGCCGCGCGGCAAGGTGATCGGCGGCTCGTCCTCGATCAACGGCATGGTCTTCGTGCGGGGCCATGCGAAGGATTTCGACCACTGGGCCGAAGCTGGAGCGACTGGCTGGTCCTACGCCGACGTTCTGCCCTACTTCCGGCGGATGGAGACCTGGCACGGCGGTAACGGTGCCGCGGGCGAATTCCGCGGCGCGAACGGGCCCTTGCATGTCACGCGCGGCCCGCGGAGCAACCCCCTTTTCCACGCCTTCGTCGAGGCCGGGCGGCAGGCCGGCTACGAGGTGACATCGGATTACAACGGCGAGAAGCAGGAAGGCTTCGGACCGATGGAGGCGACGATCTGGAAGGGCCGGCGCTGGTCCGCGGCGAATGCCTATCTGAAGCCGGCGCTGAAGCGCGCCAATTGCACCCTGGTCCGGGCGCTGGCCCGCAAGGTGGTGATCCGCGACGGCCGCGCCATCGGCGTCGAGGTCGAGCGTGGCGGCAATCTCGAGGTGATCGGCGCACGGGCCGAGGTGATCCTCGCCGCGTCGTCGATCAACACGCCGAAGCTTCTGATGCTGTCGGGCGTGGGTCCGGGCGCACATCTTGGTGCGCATGGGATCGAGGTTCTGGCGGATCGGCCGGGTGTCGGGGCGAACCTTCAGGATCACCTTGAAATCTATATGCAATATGCCTCGAAACAGCCGATCACGCTTTACAAGTACTGGAACCTCTGGGGCAAGGCCTTCGTCGGGGCGCAGTGGCTTTTCACCGGCACCGGGCTTGGCGCGTCGAACCAGTTCGAAAGCGCGGCCTTCATCCGCTCGGACAAGGGGGTCGATTATCCCGACATCCAGTATCACTTCCTGCCGATCGCGGTGCGCTACGATGGCAAGGCGGCGGCGGAAGGGCACGGGTTCCAGGCCCATACCGGGCCGATGCGCTCGAAATCGCGGGGGGCTGTGACGCTGCGCTCGGCCGATCCGAAGGCGGCGCCCGAAATCCGCTTCAACTACATGTCGCATCCCGACGACTGGGTGGAATTCCGCAGATGCGTGCGGCTGACGCGGGAGATCTTCGCGCAGGAGGCGTTCGCACCCTTCGTCCGCCACGAGATCCAGCCCGGCGCGGCGGTCGGGACCGACGAGGAGATCGACGCCTTCATCCGCGAGCATGCCGAAAGCGCCTATCACCCCTGCGGCACCGCGAAGATGGGGCGGCGCGACGATCCGATGGCGGTGGTGGACGCCGAGGCGAAGGTGATCGGCGTCGACGGCTTGCGCGTCGCCGACAGTTCGGTCTTCCCGCGCATCCCGAACGGCAACCTCAACGCGCCGTCGATCATGGTGGGCGAGAAGGTCGCCGACCACGTGCTCGGTCGCGGCATGCTGGCGCCGGCGAATTCCGAGCCGTGGTTGAGCCCGCGCTGGAAGGTGGCACAGCGCTAG
- the betI gene encoding choline-binding transcriptional repressor BetI, giving the protein MPKVGMEPIRKAALVKATITEIGRAGSLDVTVSQIAKRAGMSSALAHHYFGSKEQIFLAAMRHILTLYGAEVRGALAAAEGPKGRLQAIVRASFATSSFRREVIGAWLNFYVLAQTQPEARRLLAIYQGRLRSNLVQSLRPLVGARAGDVAHVLGAMIDGVYIREALKGGVPDGAAAAAVVLECLERELGAGV; this is encoded by the coding sequence ATGCCGAAGGTTGGAATGGAGCCGATTCGCAAGGCGGCACTGGTGAAGGCGACGATCACCGAGATCGGGCGCGCCGGTTCGCTCGACGTGACGGTGAGCCAGATCGCCAAGCGGGCCGGCATGTCCTCGGCCCTCGCGCACCATTACTTTGGCTCGAAGGAACAGATCTTCCTCGCCGCGATGCGCCATATCCTCACGCTTTACGGGGCCGAGGTGCGCGGCGCGCTGGCCGCCGCCGAGGGGCCGAAGGGCCGGCTTCAGGCCATCGTGCGGGCAAGCTTCGCGACGTCGAGCTTCCGCCGCGAGGTGATCGGCGCCTGGCTGAATTTCTACGTTCTCGCGCAGACCCAGCCGGAGGCGCGACGCCTGCTCGCGATCTATCAGGGCCGCTTGCGCTCCAACCTCGTCCAGTCGCTCCGGCCGCTCGTCGGGGCGCGGGCGGGCGATGTGGCCCATGTGCTCGGCGCGATGATCGACGGGGTCTATATCCGCGAGGCGCTGAAGGGCGGGGTGCCGGACGGGGCGGCGGCGGCGGCCGTCGTCCTTGAATGTCTTGAGCGCGAATTGGGGGCAGGGGTGTGA
- the choX gene encoding choline ABC transporter substrate-binding protein produces MTFSSNLRTTLLAGAALALSAPAFAAGCDKVIFSDVGWTDITATTAATTTILNALGYETEVKILSVPVTYTGLAQGDIDVFLGNWMPTMEADIAPYREAGTVETVRTNLVGAKYTLATNEAGAGLGISDFGNIAEYRDELDAKIYGIEPGNDGNRLILDMITNDQFGLSDFELVESSEQGMLAQVAKADGDGEPIVFLGWEPHPMNANFKMTYLSGGDEVFGPNFGGAEVATNTRAGYVAECPNTGKLLQNLEFSLAMENEIMGAILNDGEDPNDAAKAWLAGHKEVLGPWLDGVTTKDGGDAMAAVEAALN; encoded by the coding sequence ATGACCTTTTCCTCCAACCTCCGGACGACGCTACTTGCCGGCGCCGCGCTGGCGCTGTCGGCACCAGCCTTCGCAGCGGGCTGCGACAAGGTGATCTTCTCGGATGTCGGCTGGACCGACATCACGGCGACGACCGCCGCGACGACCACCATTCTCAACGCGCTCGGCTACGAGACCGAGGTGAAGATCCTCTCGGTCCCGGTCACCTATACCGGTCTCGCCCAGGGCGATATCGACGTCTTCCTCGGCAACTGGATGCCGACGATGGAGGCCGATATCGCGCCCTACCGCGAGGCCGGCACGGTCGAGACGGTGCGCACCAACCTCGTCGGCGCGAAATACACTCTGGCGACCAACGAGGCCGGCGCAGGCCTCGGGATCAGCGATTTCGGCAACATCGCCGAATACAGGGACGAACTCGACGCCAAGATCTACGGAATCGAGCCCGGCAATGACGGCAACCGGCTGATCCTCGACATGATCACGAACGACCAGTTCGGCCTGTCGGATTTCGAGCTCGTCGAAAGCTCGGAACAGGGGATGCTCGCCCAGGTCGCGAAGGCGGACGGCGACGGCGAGCCGATCGTCTTTCTCGGCTGGGAACCGCACCCGATGAACGCGAACTTCAAGATGACCTATCTCTCGGGCGGCGACGAAGTCTTCGGCCCGAATTTCGGCGGGGCCGAGGTCGCGACCAATACCCGCGCGGGCTATGTGGCCGAATGCCCGAATACCGGCAAGTTGCTGCAAAACCTCGAATTCTCGCTCGCGATGGAGAACGAGATCATGGGCGCCATCCTCAATGACGGCGAAGACCCGAACGACGCCGCCAAGGCTTGGCTCGCCGGCCACAAGGAGGTGCTCGGCCCCTGGCTCGACGGCGTGACGACCAAGGACGGCGGCGACGCGATGGCCGCGGTCGAGGCGGCGCTCAACTGA
- the choW gene encoding choline ABC transporter permease subunit encodes MEWLTDSKIPVGKAAKQTFDWLKDNAEPIFDGMSQVMEWLIAAILWVLQTPHPLVIVAAFVALTWVLQKSWKTCLLILAGFLFILNQGYWKETTESLTLVLSSCVVCMAVGVPIGIAAAHRPRLYAWMRPILDLMQTLPTFVYLIPAIVFFGIGMVPGLIATVIFVLPAPIRLTHLGISSTPQPLLEAVTAFGGTRRQTLWKVELPYALPQIMAGLNQTIMLSLSMVVIAALVGANGLGVPVVRALNSVNTALGFESGFIIVVVAIMLDRMLRIGGAK; translated from the coding sequence ATGGAATGGCTGACTGACAGCAAGATTCCGGTCGGCAAGGCCGCCAAACAGACATTCGACTGGCTCAAGGACAATGCCGAGCCGATATTCGACGGCATGTCGCAGGTGATGGAATGGCTGATCGCCGCGATCCTCTGGGTGCTGCAAACGCCGCATCCGCTGGTCATCGTCGCCGCCTTCGTCGCGTTGACCTGGGTCTTGCAGAAAAGCTGGAAGACCTGCCTTCTGATCCTCGCGGGGTTCCTCTTCATTCTCAATCAGGGCTACTGGAAGGAAACCACGGAAAGCCTGACACTGGTGCTTTCCTCCTGCGTCGTCTGCATGGCTGTGGGCGTGCCCATCGGCATAGCGGCGGCGCACAGGCCGAGGCTTTATGCCTGGATGCGTCCCATCCTGGACCTGATGCAGACGCTGCCGACCTTCGTCTATCTGATCCCGGCCATTGTATTCTTCGGCATCGGCATGGTGCCGGGGCTGATCGCCACCGTGATCTTCGTCCTTCCGGCTCCGATCCGGCTCACCCATCTCGGGATATCCTCGACGCCACAGCCTCTTCTCGAAGCCGTCACGGCCTTCGGCGGCACCAGGCGCCAGACCCTCTGGAAGGTCGAACTTCCCTACGCGCTGCCGCAGATCATGGCGGGGCTGAACCAGACGATCATGCTCTCGCTTTCGATGGTGGTCATCGCCGCCCTCGTCGGCGCCAACGGGCTTGGCGTCCCGGTCGTCCGCGCGCTGAACTCGGTCAACACCGCGCTCGGGTTTGAGTCCGGCTTCATCATCGTCGTGGTCGCGATCATGCTCGACCGGATGCTCCGGATCGGAGGTGCGAAATGA
- the choV gene encoding choline ABC transporter ATP-binding protein, with protein sequence MTVAVEFDKVNIVFGDHPEQALPLMDEGLDRPEIQRRTGQVLGVHNCSLTVETGEILVLMGLSGSGKSTLLRAVNGLNPVCRGRVTIHDEGWSCEVGHASVPDLLRVRRECVAMVFQQFGLLPWRTVHENVGLGLELAGQSPAERREKVDQQLALVGLSDWADRKVGELSGGMQQRVGLARAFATEAPILLMDEPFSALDPLIRTRLQDELLELQDKLRRTIIFVSHDLDEAFKIGNRIALMEGGRIVQCGTAREIIANPASDYVADFVAHMNPLGVLRASDIMQPGPARAPNAPEVHPDTPVREVMERLREVPALAVTDGGKTLGRITRESVIGRLLDPRG encoded by the coding sequence ATGACAGTCGCGGTCGAGTTCGACAAGGTCAACATCGTCTTCGGCGATCATCCAGAACAGGCGTTGCCCCTGATGGATGAAGGGCTGGACCGGCCGGAGATCCAGCGCCGGACCGGTCAGGTGTTGGGAGTCCACAACTGTTCGCTGACGGTGGAAACCGGCGAAATCCTCGTCCTCATGGGTCTCTCTGGGTCCGGCAAGTCGACGCTCCTGCGCGCGGTGAACGGCCTGAACCCGGTCTGCCGCGGCAGGGTCACCATCCATGACGAGGGCTGGTCCTGCGAGGTCGGCCATGCCTCGGTGCCCGACCTTCTCAGGGTACGGCGCGAATGCGTGGCGATGGTGTTCCAGCAATTCGGGCTTTTGCCGTGGCGAACGGTACACGAGAATGTCGGCCTCGGCCTCGAACTCGCCGGCCAAAGCCCAGCCGAACGGCGGGAAAAGGTCGATCAGCAACTTGCCCTTGTCGGCCTTTCCGACTGGGCGGACCGCAAGGTGGGCGAGCTTTCGGGCGGCATGCAGCAACGCGTCGGCCTCGCCCGCGCGTTCGCGACCGAGGCGCCGATCCTCCTCATGGACGAACCCTTCTCGGCCCTCGACCCCCTGATCCGCACCCGGCTTCAGGACGAGCTTTTGGAACTTCAGGACAAGCTCCGCCGCACGATCATCTTCGTCAGCCACGACCTCGACGAAGCCTTCAAGATCGGCAACCGGATCGCGCTGATGGAGGGCGGGCGCATCGTCCAGTGCGGCACCGCCCGCGAGATCATCGCCAACCCGGCCTCGGACTACGTGGCGGATTTCGTCGCCCACATGAACCCCCTGGGCGTGCTCCGCGCCTCGGACATCATGCAGCCCGGCCCGGCCCGTGCGCCGAACGCGCCCGAGGTCCATCCCGACACCCCGGTGCGCGAGGTGATGGAGCGACTGCGCGAGGTTCCGGCCCTCGCCGTCACCGACGGCGGCAAGACGCTCGGCCGGATCACGCGGGAAAGCGTGATCGGACGGCTCCTCGACCCGCGCGGCTAG